A region of Candidatus Binatia bacterium DNA encodes the following proteins:
- a CDS encoding SCP2 sterol-binding domain-containing protein, protein MPTVKEIFAEMPNRFNADAAKGMNSVIQFNLTGEGDNAGQYHAIIKDGTLEVKEGTHPSPNMTMTMAGSDYVDMTTGKLNGQMAFMSGKLKIAGDMGLAMKMQSLFKMG, encoded by the coding sequence ATGCCGACCGTGAAGGAAATCTTTGCCGAGATGCCGAACCGCTTCAACGCCGACGCGGCCAAGGGGATGAACTCGGTCATTCAGTTCAACCTCACCGGCGAGGGCGACAACGCTGGTCAGTACCACGCGATCATCAAGGACGGCACGCTCGAGGTGAAGGAAGGCACGCACCCGTCGCCCAACATGACGATGACCATGGCCGGCTCGGACTACGTCGACATGACGACGGGCAAGCTCAACGGCCAGATGGCGTTCATGAGCGGCAAGCTGAAGATCGCGGGCGACATGGGTCTCGCGATGAAGATGCAGTCGCTCTTCAAGATGGGCTGA
- the dprA gene encoding DNA-processing protein DprA: protein MESDGGSCAGDEIVLAFDDHAYPGALRHVHAPPSRLYVRGRLSACPEELSSPAIAIVGARDATAYGLAFARSLARELAQAGLCVVSGLALGIDGAAHRGALDAGGTTIAVLGTGTDILYPRAHRALRDEILARGAVVSELPPGTPPRREHFPQRNRIISGLALGVVVVEATLKSGSLVTAQHALEQGREVFAVPGPVTSARSRGPHALLKRGARLVESVDDVLLELPPGVLRPRTAGGAATGLSPELAELLTAIRDGASTVDAMAARTDTRIPEILNQLLLLELRGLVVRGPGGLYVATADAAASGTARAEGGVDSPPDER, encoded by the coding sequence ATGGAGAGCGACGGCGGTTCGTGCGCGGGCGACGAGATCGTCCTCGCGTTCGACGATCACGCGTATCCGGGTGCACTGCGCCACGTGCACGCGCCGCCGTCTCGGCTCTACGTGCGCGGACGATTGAGCGCGTGCCCGGAGGAGCTGTCGTCGCCGGCGATCGCGATCGTCGGCGCGCGCGACGCGACGGCCTACGGTCTCGCGTTCGCGCGCTCGCTCGCGCGCGAGCTCGCGCAGGCGGGTCTCTGCGTCGTGAGCGGGCTCGCGCTCGGCATCGACGGCGCCGCGCATCGCGGCGCGCTCGACGCGGGCGGGACGACGATCGCGGTACTCGGCACCGGAACCGACATCCTCTATCCCCGCGCGCACCGCGCGCTGCGCGACGAGATCCTCGCGCGCGGCGCCGTCGTCTCGGAGCTGCCGCCCGGCACGCCGCCGCGCCGCGAGCACTTCCCGCAGCGCAACCGGATCATCAGCGGGCTCGCGCTCGGCGTCGTGGTGGTCGAGGCGACGCTGAAGAGCGGCTCGCTGGTGACCGCGCAGCACGCCCTCGAGCAGGGGCGCGAGGTGTTCGCCGTGCCGGGACCCGTGACCTCGGCGCGCTCGCGCGGGCCGCACGCGCTGCTCAAGCGGGGCGCGCGCCTGGTCGAGAGCGTCGACGACGTGCTGCTCGAGCTGCCGCCGGGCGTCCTGCGTCCGCGGACGGCGGGCGGGGCGGCGACCGGGCTCTCGCCGGAGCTGGCGGAGCTCCTCACCGCCATCCGGGACGGGGCCTCCACGGTCGACGCGATGGCCGCCCGAACCGACACCCGGATCCCGGAAATCCTCAATCAATTGCTGCTTCTCGAGCTCCGCGGGCTGGTCGTCCGCGGGCCCGGCGGGCTGTACGTCGCCACCGCGGATGCCGCCGCATCTGGCACGGCTCGTGCTGAGGGCGGGGTTGACTCACCTCCGGACGAGCGTTAA
- the topA gene encoding type I DNA topoisomerase, with amino-acid sequence MAKNLVVVESPAKAKTLAKYLGRDYQVRASVGHILDLPKSKLGVDIENDFAPTYNVIPGKAKIIAELRKAAKEKETIYLAPDPDREGEAIAWHIAEKLGVPQSKLKRVLFNEITKDAVKRAIANPQPLNKDRYDAQQARRVLDRLVGYQVSPLLWKKVRRGLSAGRVQTVAVRIIVDREREIRAFVPVEYWSLTARLEGPLPPAFDARLVEVGGKRLDPKGFRIENEEQAKAILQAVKNALWIVRDVETKERKRNPQPPFITSRLQQEASRKLSFSPKRTMSIAQKLYEGVELGSEGAVGLITYMRTDSTRVSPEAQAHAREFIKARYGEQYLPKEPPVYRSRKQAQDAHEAIRPTSMEYTPERVEPFLDPAELKLYTLIWNRFVASQMAPAVYDQTAVDIPVGEYLFRANGQVMKFDGFMRVYIEGTDEKTQDESAESDSTDDRQLPPLKPGDHLKLLELNPEQHFTQPPPRFTQATLIKELEEKGIGRPSTYASIMGTILEKDYVTEDESRRLHPTELGMLVTDLLVEAFPDIFNVEFTAGMEEVLDTVEEGSKSWVSAVRSFYDPFTKDLEHADEHMRDVKTQEIPTDLTCERCSAPMVIKWGRRGEFIACTNYPECRNTKNFTRREDGSIEVAKEETIDRTCPKCGRPMQIKFGRFGKFVGCTGYPECREVQPLKLPEPIGMKCPDCGVGDVVQKFSRKRKLFYSCNRYPDCTFSSWDKPLAEPCPRCGGKFLVEKVTKRAGAEKKCPNPECDFREALEQAVA; translated from the coding sequence ATGGCGAAGAACCTGGTTGTCGTCGAGTCCCCGGCGAAGGCGAAGACCCTGGCCAAGTACCTTGGCCGGGATTACCAGGTCCGCGCTTCGGTCGGGCACATCCTGGACTTGCCGAAGAGCAAGCTCGGGGTGGACATCGAGAACGACTTCGCCCCGACCTACAACGTCATCCCCGGCAAGGCGAAGATCATCGCCGAGCTGCGCAAGGCCGCGAAGGAAAAGGAGACGATCTACCTCGCGCCCGACCCGGACCGCGAGGGCGAGGCGATCGCCTGGCACATCGCCGAGAAGCTCGGCGTGCCGCAATCCAAGCTGAAGCGCGTCCTGTTCAACGAGATCACCAAGGACGCGGTCAAGCGCGCGATCGCGAATCCGCAACCCCTCAATAAGGATCGCTACGACGCCCAGCAGGCGCGCCGCGTCCTGGACCGCCTCGTCGGCTACCAGGTGTCGCCGCTGCTGTGGAAGAAGGTCCGCCGCGGGCTCTCGGCGGGGCGCGTGCAGACCGTCGCGGTGCGGATCATCGTCGACCGCGAGCGCGAGATCCGCGCCTTCGTCCCGGTCGAGTACTGGTCGCTCACCGCGCGCCTCGAGGGGCCGCTGCCGCCGGCGTTCGACGCCCGCCTGGTCGAGGTCGGAGGCAAGCGTCTCGATCCCAAGGGCTTCCGGATCGAGAACGAGGAGCAGGCGAAGGCGATCCTGCAGGCGGTCAAGAACGCGCTGTGGATCGTCCGCGACGTCGAGACCAAGGAGCGCAAGCGCAACCCGCAGCCTCCTTTCATCACGTCGCGTCTGCAGCAGGAGGCGTCGCGCAAGCTGTCGTTCAGCCCGAAGCGGACGATGAGCATCGCGCAGAAGCTCTACGAGGGCGTCGAGCTCGGCAGCGAGGGCGCGGTCGGTCTCATCACCTACATGCGCACCGACTCGACCCGCGTCTCGCCCGAGGCGCAGGCGCACGCGCGCGAGTTCATCAAGGCCCGCTACGGCGAGCAGTACCTGCCGAAGGAGCCGCCGGTCTACCGCTCGCGCAAGCAGGCGCAGGACGCGCACGAGGCGATCCGTCCGACGTCGATGGAGTACACGCCGGAGCGCGTCGAGCCGTTCCTCGATCCGGCCGAGCTCAAGCTCTACACGCTGATCTGGAACCGCTTCGTCGCGAGCCAGATGGCGCCCGCGGTCTACGACCAGACGGCGGTCGACATCCCCGTCGGCGAGTACCTGTTCCGCGCCAACGGGCAGGTGATGAAGTTCGACGGCTTCATGCGGGTCTACATCGAGGGCACGGACGAGAAGACGCAGGACGAGTCCGCCGAGTCCGACTCCACCGACGATCGTCAGCTGCCGCCGCTCAAGCCGGGCGACCACCTGAAGCTCCTCGAGCTGAACCCCGAGCAGCACTTCACGCAGCCGCCGCCGCGCTTCACGCAGGCGACGCTGATCAAGGAGCTCGAGGAGAAGGGCATCGGCCGCCCGTCGACCTACGCCAGCATCATGGGGACGATCCTCGAGAAGGACTACGTCACCGAGGACGAGTCGCGCCGCCTGCACCCGACCGAGCTCGGCATGCTGGTCACCGACCTCCTCGTCGAGGCGTTCCCCGACATCTTCAACGTCGAGTTCACCGCCGGCATGGAGGAGGTGCTCGACACCGTCGAGGAGGGCTCGAAGAGCTGGGTCTCGGCGGTGCGCAGCTTCTACGACCCCTTCACCAAGGACCTCGAGCACGCCGACGAGCACATGCGCGACGTCAAGACGCAGGAGATCCCGACGGATCTCACCTGCGAGCGCTGCTCGGCGCCGATGGTCATCAAGTGGGGTCGACGCGGCGAGTTCATCGCCTGCACGAACTACCCCGAGTGCCGCAACACCAAGAACTTCACGCGGCGCGAGGACGGCTCGATCGAGGTCGCGAAGGAAGAGACCATCGACCGCACCTGCCCGAAGTGCGGCCGTCCGATGCAGATCAAGTTCGGCCGCTTCGGCAAGTTCGTCGGCTGCACGGGCTACCCCGAGTGCCGCGAGGTGCAGCCGCTCAAGCTGCCCGAGCCGATCGGCATGAAGTGCCCGGACTGCGGCGTCGGCGACGTCGTGCAGAAGTTCTCGCGCAAGCGGAAGCTGTTCTACAGCTGCAATCGCTACCCCGACTGCACCTTCAGCTCGTGGGACAAGCCGCTCGCCGAGCCGTGCCCGCGCTGCGGCGGCAAGTTCCTGGTCGAGAAGGTGACCAAGCGCGCCGGCGCCGAGAAGAAGTGCCCGAACCCCGAGTGCGACTTCCGCGAGGCGCTCGAGCAGGCGGTCGCCTGA
- the trmFO gene encoding methylenetetrahydrofolate--tRNA-(uracil(54)-C(5))-methyltransferase (FADH(2)-oxidizing) TrmFO yields MSPRVSIVGGGLAGCEAAWQLARRGIGVDLYEMRPVRSTEAHQTDLLAELVCSNSFRSAERTTAIGLLKEEMRRLGSLVMRIADEHRVPAGGSLAVDREGFARAMTEAVLALPGVVLRREEVLEPPPGLTIIASGPLTSPGLAESLRKLFGAEYLYFYDAIAPIVTAESIDMTKAFRASRYGKGGDDYVNCPLDREAYERLVDEILAAEKVPTRDFERCVHFEGCLPIEEMARRGRDTLAFGPMKPVGLVDPRTGKRPYAVVQLRQDDRNATLFNMVGFQTKMTYPEQRRIFRTIPGLEKAEFVRLGSLHRNTFIEAPKVLRPTLQTRVRPDLLIAGQLIGVEGYLESASAGYLAGVNAARLALGREPLVPPATTALGSLIRYVTQPGRTDFQPMNANYGLFPPLEGRRLKGPEKKIALAERALADLDAFGHDAASDVARAA; encoded by the coding sequence ATGAGCCCGCGCGTCTCGATCGTCGGCGGCGGCCTCGCCGGCTGCGAGGCGGCCTGGCAGCTCGCACGCCGTGGGATCGGCGTCGACCTCTACGAGATGCGCCCGGTGCGCAGCACCGAGGCGCACCAGACCGACCTGCTCGCCGAGCTGGTGTGCTCGAACAGCTTCCGCAGCGCCGAGCGCACGACCGCGATCGGTCTCCTGAAGGAGGAGATGCGGCGTCTCGGCTCGCTGGTGATGCGGATTGCCGACGAGCATCGGGTGCCGGCGGGCGGCTCGCTCGCGGTCGACCGCGAGGGCTTCGCGCGCGCGATGACCGAGGCGGTGCTCGCGCTGCCCGGCGTCGTCCTGCGTCGCGAGGAGGTGCTCGAGCCGCCGCCGGGCCTCACCATCATCGCCTCGGGGCCGCTCACCTCGCCCGGGCTTGCGGAGTCGCTGCGCAAGCTGTTCGGCGCGGAGTACCTCTACTTCTACGACGCGATCGCGCCGATCGTCACCGCCGAGTCGATCGACATGACGAAGGCGTTCCGCGCCTCGCGCTACGGCAAGGGCGGCGACGACTACGTGAACTGCCCGCTCGACCGCGAGGCGTACGAGCGGCTGGTCGACGAGATCCTCGCCGCGGAGAAGGTGCCGACGCGCGACTTCGAGCGCTGCGTCCACTTCGAGGGCTGTCTGCCGATCGAGGAGATGGCGCGCCGCGGACGCGACACGCTCGCCTTCGGTCCGATGAAGCCGGTCGGGCTCGTCGACCCACGCACCGGCAAGCGTCCGTACGCGGTGGTGCAGCTCCGCCAGGACGACCGCAACGCGACGCTGTTCAACATGGTCGGCTTCCAGACCAAGATGACCTACCCGGAGCAGCGCCGGATCTTCCGCACCATCCCGGGTCTCGAGAAGGCCGAGTTCGTGCGGCTCGGCAGCCTGCACCGCAACACGTTCATCGAGGCGCCGAAGGTCCTGCGCCCGACGCTGCAGACGCGCGTGCGTCCCGACCTGCTGATCGCCGGGCAGCTGATCGGCGTCGAGGGCTACCTCGAGTCGGCGAGCGCGGGCTATCTCGCGGGCGTCAACGCGGCGCGGCTGGCGCTGGGTCGCGAGCCGCTCGTGCCGCCGGCGACGACCGCGCTCGGCTCGCTGATCCGCTACGTCACGCAGCCCGGGCGCACCGACTTCCAGCCGATGAACGCCAACTACGGCCTCTTCCCGCCGCTCGAGGGACGTCGCCTGAAGGGCCCCGAGAAGAAGATCGCGCTCGCCGAGCGCGCGCTCGCCGACCTCGACGCCTTCGGCCACGACGCCGCGAGCGACGTCGCCCGCGCCGCCTGA
- the glnE gene encoding bifunctional [glutamate--ammonia ligase]-adenylyl-L-tyrosine phosphorylase/[glutamate--ammonia-ligase] adenylyltransferase, whose protein sequence is MSTAQEAGSGTRASLAERAGLAPELVEGEAAYAAQPELALARAADLSDVAEVLGGLSHEERIALFVLLGGSGHLSRVLRSLDDWPGWLRAAVRDELPPPELDVDALVELAHEQGAAARELRRWRQRAYLRIGARDLWGLAPITETFVGLTETAETAITAATAVARAQLEAQHGTLELEGGRRNRFAVLGFGKLGACELNYSSDVDLVFVHESDAATSSGGARGALAAQNFFTRLAERTSKLLSEVTADGFVFRVDLRLRPDGMNGPLTNSLAGTLQYYEALGQTWERAALFKARPVGGDRELGDLLLAELEPFIYRRTLDYTMIADLEAMKARVEAQERGKGRGERNVKLGPGGIREIEFLVQSFAMVHGGKDRRLRERSTLGLLQRLLEIGLLQPSDGEALAAAYPWLRRVEHALQIDEDRQVHVLPEDAEGRTIVARRLGLHLEGEGPVWRRRLGGDALARFEETHARHTSVVRAAFSELFRERREQTLRSADEATRTLIDELDAPDARERAARLGFEDPDAALAALRLIRDGAPHARASAVSRRTLVALAPALLDAVRQTARPDRALARLADFLVRVGARRTFLALLAENPATLRLLVTLFASSDYLSNTLLQHPELLDTLVRADLAVVHKSRDDFARELDALLEQAPDFEGQLDVLRRYRNDEFLRIGSRDVFGELHYSEVSTQLSDLAEVCLSRAYDIALAERSRRYVPPAGLSLAVVALGKLGGRELNYHSDLDLIFIYGPSPESEAPPPTAETSEQHADERTVLGPQEFFAKVAQLLLLVLQLATREGYVYKIDTRLRPSGRFGPLVTSLEGFAHYHAQSSALWERQALIRARTVCGPEPLAKKIHEIIEGFVFGRGLTREELAEIARMRSRMERELAREDEKHVNLKVGRGGLVDIEFIAQALALEHGHARPELRQRATRPLLDALGAAGLLSPDDLRTLVAAHSFLRGLENRLRIEGEHPIERITRDPVALVSVARRMGITEEGAQAGEVLLEELDRHRDAVRDVFQRLVGRAASG, encoded by the coding sequence ATGTCGACGGCGCAGGAGGCAGGGAGCGGCACGCGGGCCTCGCTCGCGGAGCGCGCCGGCCTCGCGCCCGAGCTCGTCGAGGGCGAGGCGGCGTACGCCGCGCAGCCCGAGCTCGCGCTCGCGCGCGCGGCCGACCTGTCCGACGTCGCCGAGGTTCTCGGGGGCCTCTCGCATGAGGAGCGGATCGCGCTCTTCGTCCTGCTCGGCGGCAGCGGCCACCTGAGCCGCGTGCTGCGCTCGCTCGACGACTGGCCGGGCTGGCTGCGCGCCGCGGTGCGCGACGAGCTGCCGCCGCCCGAGCTCGACGTCGACGCGCTGGTCGAGCTCGCGCACGAGCAGGGTGCGGCGGCGCGCGAGCTGCGACGCTGGCGGCAGCGCGCGTACCTGCGCATCGGTGCGCGCGACCTCTGGGGGCTCGCGCCGATCACCGAGACCTTCGTCGGCCTGACCGAGACCGCGGAGACGGCGATCACCGCCGCAACCGCGGTCGCGCGCGCGCAGCTCGAGGCGCAGCACGGCACGCTCGAGCTCGAGGGCGGACGGCGCAACCGCTTCGCCGTGCTCGGCTTCGGCAAGCTCGGCGCGTGCGAGCTCAACTACAGCTCGGACGTCGACCTCGTGTTCGTCCACGAGAGCGACGCCGCGACCAGCTCGGGTGGCGCTCGCGGCGCGCTCGCGGCGCAGAACTTCTTCACGCGGCTCGCGGAGCGGACCTCGAAGCTGCTCTCCGAGGTGACCGCCGACGGCTTCGTCTTCCGCGTCGACCTGCGGCTGCGTCCCGACGGCATGAACGGGCCGCTCACCAACTCGCTCGCCGGCACCCTGCAGTACTACGAGGCGCTCGGCCAGACCTGGGAGCGCGCCGCGCTGTTCAAGGCGCGGCCGGTCGGCGGCGATCGCGAGCTCGGCGACCTGCTGCTCGCCGAGCTCGAGCCGTTCATCTACCGACGCACGCTCGACTACACGATGATCGCCGACCTCGAGGCGATGAAGGCGCGCGTCGAGGCGCAGGAGCGCGGCAAGGGCAGGGGAGAGCGCAACGTCAAGCTCGGCCCCGGCGGCATCCGCGAGATCGAGTTCCTCGTGCAGTCCTTCGCCATGGTGCACGGCGGCAAGGACCGTCGGCTACGCGAGCGCAGCACGCTCGGGCTCCTGCAGAGGCTTCTCGAGATCGGGCTCCTGCAGCCGTCCGACGGCGAGGCGCTCGCCGCCGCGTACCCGTGGCTGCGTCGCGTCGAGCACGCGCTGCAGATCGACGAGGACCGTCAAGTACACGTCCTGCCCGAAGATGCAGAGGGGCGCACGATCGTCGCGCGTCGCCTCGGCCTGCACCTCGAGGGCGAGGGGCCGGTGTGGCGGCGGCGTCTCGGCGGCGACGCGCTCGCGCGCTTCGAGGAAACCCACGCGCGCCACACGTCGGTCGTGCGCGCCGCGTTCTCCGAGCTCTTCCGCGAGCGCCGCGAGCAGACGCTGCGCTCCGCGGACGAGGCGACCCGCACCCTGATCGACGAGCTCGACGCGCCGGACGCGCGCGAGCGCGCGGCGCGGCTCGGCTTCGAGGATCCCGACGCGGCGCTCGCGGCGCTGCGGTTGATCCGCGACGGCGCGCCGCACGCGCGCGCGAGCGCCGTCAGCCGCCGCACGCTGGTCGCGCTCGCGCCGGCGCTGCTCGACGCCGTCCGCCAGACGGCGCGGCCCGACCGCGCGCTCGCGCGTCTCGCGGACTTCCTGGTGCGCGTCGGCGCGCGGCGGACGTTCCTCGCGCTGCTCGCCGAGAACCCGGCGACGCTGCGCCTGCTGGTGACGCTGTTCGCGTCGAGCGACTACCTGTCGAACACGCTGCTGCAGCATCCCGAGCTGCTCGACACGCTCGTGCGCGCGGATCTCGCGGTGGTGCACAAGTCGCGCGACGACTTCGCGCGCGAGCTCGATGCGCTGCTCGAGCAGGCGCCGGACTTCGAGGGCCAGCTCGACGTCCTGCGTCGCTACCGCAACGACGAGTTCCTTCGCATCGGCTCGCGCGACGTCTTCGGCGAGCTGCACTACAGCGAGGTGAGCACGCAGCTCAGCGACCTCGCCGAGGTCTGCCTGTCGCGCGCGTACGACATCGCGCTCGCCGAGCGCAGCCGTCGTTACGTGCCGCCCGCGGGGCTGTCGCTCGCGGTAGTGGCGCTCGGCAAGCTCGGCGGACGCGAGCTCAACTACCACTCGGACCTCGATCTGATCTTCATCTACGGGCCGTCGCCGGAGAGCGAAGCACCACCGCCGACGGCGGAGACGTCCGAGCAGCACGCCGACGAGCGGACCGTGCTCGGCCCGCAGGAGTTCTTCGCCAAGGTCGCGCAGCTCCTGCTGCTCGTGCTGCAGCTCGCGACCCGCGAGGGCTACGTCTACAAGATCGACACCCGGCTGCGGCCGTCGGGGCGCTTCGGTCCGCTGGTCACCTCGCTCGAGGGCTTCGCGCACTACCACGCGCAATCGTCGGCGCTGTGGGAACGGCAAGCGCTGATCCGCGCGCGTACGGTGTGCGGACCGGAGCCGCTCGCCAAGAAGATTCACGAGATCATCGAGGGGTTCGTCTTCGGACGCGGGCTGACGCGCGAGGAGCTCGCCGAGATCGCGCGCATGCGCAGCCGCATGGAGCGCGAGCTCGCGCGCGAGGACGAGAAGCACGTCAATCTCAAGGTCGGGCGCGGCGGGCTCGTCGACATCGAGTTCATCGCCCAGGCGCTCGCCCTCGAGCACGGGCACGCCCGCCCCGAGCTCCGGCAGCGCGCGACGCGCCCGCTGCTCGACGCGCTCGGCGCGGCCGGGCTGCTGTCGCCCGACGACCTCCGCACGCTGGTCGCCGCGCACTCGTTCCTGCGCGGGCTCGAGAACCGGCTGCGCATCGAGGGCGAGCACCCGATCGAGCGCATCACGCGCGACCCCGTCGCGCTGGTGAGCGTCGCCCGCCGCATGGGCATCACGGAGGAGGGGGCGCAGGCCGGGGAGGTTTTGCTAGAGGAGCTCGATCGCCATCGCGACGCCGTGCGAGACGTCTTCCAGCGCCTCGTCGGCCGCGCCGCGAGCGGGTAG
- the ilvE gene encoding branched-chain-amino-acid transaminase → MEKSSWIWLDGRFVPWDEANVHVLTHTLHYGLGVFEGIRCYRGDDGRSLVFRLREHNRRLFDSARILGLEIPFGEQEIDDACVETVRKNGLEECYIRPLVFLGDGEMGLAAENPVRVAIAAWRWGAYLGDEGITKGIRAKTSSFHRFHSNTLMSKAKTVGNYVNSILASHEARSGGFQEALMLDTEGFVAEGSGENIFVVRDGVVKTPGGHSILPGITRDSVIKILRDRGVDVREERITRDEIYIADEAFLTGTAVEITPIRELDGRRVGRETPGPVTSSLQKDFFDIVRGRNERYRSWLTPV, encoded by the coding sequence GTGGAGAAGAGTAGCTGGATCTGGCTCGACGGCCGCTTCGTTCCCTGGGACGAGGCGAACGTCCACGTTCTGACGCACACCCTGCACTACGGCCTCGGCGTCTTCGAGGGCATTCGCTGCTACCGCGGCGACGACGGGCGCTCTCTGGTGTTCCGCCTGCGCGAGCACAACCGCCGCCTGTTCGACTCGGCGCGCATCCTCGGTCTCGAGATCCCGTTCGGCGAGCAGGAGATCGACGACGCGTGCGTCGAGACGGTGCGCAAGAACGGGCTCGAGGAGTGCTACATCCGCCCGCTCGTCTTCCTCGGCGACGGCGAGATGGGCCTCGCGGCGGAGAATCCGGTGCGGGTCGCGATCGCGGCCTGGCGCTGGGGCGCCTACCTCGGCGACGAGGGCATCACCAAGGGCATCCGCGCGAAGACCTCGTCGTTCCACCGCTTCCACTCGAACACGCTGATGTCGAAGGCGAAGACGGTCGGGAACTACGTGAACTCGATCCTCGCGTCGCACGAAGCGCGCTCGGGCGGCTTCCAGGAAGCGCTCATGCTCGACACCGAGGGCTTCGTCGCGGAGGGCAGCGGCGAGAACATCTTCGTGGTGCGCGACGGCGTGGTGAAGACGCCGGGCGGGCACTCGATCCTGCCGGGCATCACGCGCGACTCGGTGATCAAGATCCTGCGCGACCGCGGCGTCGACGTGCGCGAGGAGCGCATCACGCGCGACGAGATCTACATCGCCGACGAGGCGTTCCTCACCGGCACCGCGGTCGAGATCACGCCGATCCGCGAGCTCGACGGCCGTCGCGTCGGACGCGAGACGCCGGGCCCGGTGACGTCCTCGCTGCAGAAAGACTTCTTCGACATCGTGCGGGGCCGCAACGAGCGCTACCGCAGCTGGCTCACGCCGGTCTGA
- a CDS encoding glutathione S-transferase N-terminal domain-containing protein, whose protein sequence is MRRALDVATSLGSSVARLGAGLAVGKLGKRPEKLLELYEFEACPFCRKVREALSMLDLDALVRPCPKNGERFRPTVVARGGKKQFPWLVDPNTGHAMYESDDIVRYLYEQYGDGSPPWHFAQPLVMATLVAGTLWRPMKGAWARPSRAPEQPLELWSFEASPYCRLVRETLCELELPYLLHNVAKGSPKREAFVARSGKMQVPYLFDPNTGRALFESADIVAYLEETYALPARAGSTVRAATAGTSS, encoded by the coding sequence ATGCGTCGAGCGCTGGATGTGGCGACGTCGCTGGGCTCGAGCGTCGCGCGTCTCGGGGCCGGGCTCGCCGTCGGAAAGCTCGGCAAGCGGCCCGAGAAGCTCCTCGAGCTCTACGAGTTCGAGGCCTGCCCGTTCTGCCGCAAGGTGCGCGAGGCGCTGTCGATGCTCGACCTCGACGCGCTCGTGCGCCCGTGCCCGAAGAACGGCGAGCGCTTCCGTCCGACCGTGGTGGCGCGCGGCGGCAAGAAGCAGTTTCCCTGGCTCGTCGACCCGAACACCGGCCACGCGATGTACGAATCCGACGACATCGTGCGCTACCTCTACGAGCAGTACGGCGACGGCAGCCCGCCGTGGCACTTCGCGCAGCCGCTCGTCATGGCGACGCTCGTTGCGGGCACGCTGTGGCGGCCGATGAAGGGTGCGTGGGCGCGTCCGTCGCGCGCGCCGGAGCAACCGCTCGAGCTCTGGAGCTTCGAGGCGTCGCCGTACTGTCGGCTCGTGCGCGAGACGCTGTGCGAGCTCGAGCTGCCGTACCTCCTGCACAACGTCGCCAAGGGCAGCCCGAAGCGCGAGGCGTTCGTCGCGCGTTCCGGCAAGATGCAGGTGCCGTATCTCTTCGATCCGAACACGGGGCGTGCGCTCTTCGAGTCGGCCGACATCGTCGCCTACCTCGAGGAGACGTACGCGCTGCCGGCGCGCGCCGGGAGCACGGTGCGCGCCGCCACCGCGGGGACCAGCTCATGA
- a CDS encoding aldolase — MSVAPRLGRLFAPDGRCFDVAIDHGVFNEPTFLGGIEDMPAAIRTIVEANPDAIQLTPGQAPLLQSIPGKHKPALVARVDVANVYGPNPPDELFCSLMDGGVEQAVRLDAACVVAFLLLVPGEVDLHRQCVENLCRLKPECERFGMPLMVEPIAMKPDGKGGFAVDGDVTRITTLVRQAVELGADVIKADPTDDLADFHRVVRVAGGKPVLVRGGGKASEEEIFARTEQVMKQGAAGIVYGRNVIQHEKPSAITRAFMAIVHDGASAAQAMRILRDG, encoded by the coding sequence ATGAGCGTGGCACCACGTCTCGGACGTCTGTTCGCGCCCGACGGGCGCTGCTTCGATGTTGCGATTGACCACGGCGTGTTCAACGAGCCGACCTTCCTCGGCGGCATCGAGGACATGCCGGCGGCGATCCGGACCATCGTCGAGGCCAACCCCGACGCGATCCAGCTCACGCCCGGGCAGGCGCCGCTTCTGCAGAGCATTCCGGGCAAGCACAAGCCGGCGCTCGTCGCGCGCGTCGACGTGGCGAACGTCTACGGACCGAACCCGCCCGACGAGCTCTTCTGCAGCCTGATGGACGGCGGCGTCGAGCAGGCGGTGCGGCTCGACGCGGCTTGCGTGGTCGCGTTCCTGCTGCTGGTGCCGGGCGAGGTCGATCTGCACCGGCAGTGCGTCGAGAACCTCTGCCGGCTGAAGCCCGAGTGCGAGCGCTTCGGTATGCCGCTCATGGTCGAGCCGATCGCGATGAAGCCCGACGGCAAGGGCGGCTTCGCCGTCGACGGCGACGTGACGCGCATCACGACGCTCGTCCGCCAGGCGGTCGAGCTCGGCGCCGACGTCATCAAGGCGGATCCCACGGACGACCTCGCGGACTTCCACCGCGTGGTGCGCGTCGCTGGCGGCAAGCCGGTTCTCGTGCGCGGCGGCGGCAAGGCGTCGGAGGAGGAGATCTTCGCGCGCACCGAGCAGGTCATGAAGCAGGGCGCCGCGGGAATCGTCTACGGGCGCAACGTGATCCAGCACGAGAAGCCGTCGGCGATCACGCGCGCCTTCATGGCGATCGTGCACGACGGCGCGAGCGCCGCGCAGGCGATGCGCATCCTGCGCGACGGCTGA